In one window of Limnohabitans sp. MORI2 DNA:
- the urtE gene encoding urea ABC transporter ATP-binding subunit UrtE, translated as MQTHDMPLLQVSNINQFYGGSHILRDVSFEANLGRITVLLGRNGVGKTTLLKSLMGAVPIRDGSITFNGASIERAAPYERARAGIGYVPQGREIFARLTVEDNLRMGLATQPAGTDIPAELFELFPVLKQMLHRRGGDLSGGQQQQLAIARALASGPKLLVLDEPTEGIQPSIIKDIGRVIRMLASRGDMAILLCEQYYDFAEELADDYLVMERGEVIARGMGSDMQRDNVRQLVAI; from the coding sequence ATGCAAACACACGACATGCCTTTACTTCAGGTTTCAAACATCAACCAGTTCTACGGCGGCTCGCACATCCTGCGTGACGTGAGTTTTGAAGCGAACTTGGGTCGTATCACGGTGCTGCTCGGGCGCAACGGCGTGGGCAAGACCACGCTGCTCAAGTCGCTCATGGGGGCTGTGCCGATTCGCGATGGCAGCATCACCTTCAACGGCGCGTCGATTGAACGTGCCGCACCGTACGAACGTGCGCGTGCCGGCATTGGCTACGTACCACAGGGACGCGAAATCTTTGCGCGACTCACCGTAGAAGACAACTTGCGCATGGGGCTGGCCACTCAGCCTGCAGGCACAGACATACCTGCTGAGTTGTTTGAGTTGTTTCCTGTGCTGAAGCAAATGCTGCATCGCCGTGGCGGCGATTTGTCAGGCGGGCAACAGCAGCAACTGGCGATTGCACGGGCCTTGGCGTCTGGCCCAAAGTTGTTGGTGTTGGATGAGCCCACCGAGGGCATTCAACCCAGCATCATCAAAGACATTGGCCGCGTGATTCGCATGTTGGCCAGTCGTGGCGACATGGCAATTTTGCTGTGCGAGCAGTATTACGACTTTGCCGAAGAGTTGGCGGATGACTATTTGGTGATGGAACGCGGTGAAGTCATTGCACGCGGCATGGGCTCAGACATGCAGCGGGACAACGTTCGTCAGTTGGTGGCGATTTAA
- the urtD gene encoding urea ABC transporter ATP-binding protein UrtD produces the protein MTPDLFEEGSERLATYQARQAVEVTSGDRSAGYGRVHEPGSLDLTHGRILYLEDVHVSFDGFKAINGLSLDIAPGELRCIIGPNGAGKTTMMDIITGKTKPDSGQVFFGSTIDLLRHTEPEIAQLGIGRKFQKPTVFEQLSVFENLELALKTHKGVAASMFFKLNGTQRDRLSEVLHTIHLQDSVTRQAGNLSHGQKQWLEIGMLLMQDPKLLLLDEPVAGMTDFETERTAELFLSLKGKHSLMVVEHDMSFINTISDIVTVLCDGSVLAQGTLAQVQADERVIEVYLGR, from the coding sequence ATGACCCCCGATCTGTTTGAAGAAGGCTCAGAGCGTTTGGCCACATACCAAGCGCGTCAGGCGGTTGAAGTCACCTCGGGCGACCGCAGCGCGGGCTATGGTCGCGTGCACGAACCCGGCAGCTTGGATCTCACGCACGGCCGCATCTTGTATTTGGAAGACGTGCATGTGAGCTTTGATGGTTTCAAAGCCATCAACGGTTTGTCGCTCGACATCGCACCCGGTGAGCTGCGCTGCATCATCGGCCCCAACGGGGCGGGCAAGACGACGATGATGGACATCATCACCGGCAAAACCAAGCCCGACTCGGGTCAAGTGTTCTTTGGCAGCACCATCGACTTGCTGCGCCACACCGAACCCGAAATTGCACAACTGGGCATTGGTCGCAAGTTTCAAAAACCCACCGTGTTTGAACAGTTGAGCGTGTTTGAAAACTTGGAGCTCGCCTTGAAAACCCACAAGGGTGTGGCCGCGTCGATGTTCTTCAAACTCAACGGCACGCAACGCGACCGCTTGAGCGAGGTGTTGCACACCATCCACTTGCAAGACAGCGTCACGCGTCAAGCAGGCAATCTGAGCCACGGTCAAAAGCAATGGCTAGAGATTGGCATGTTGCTCATGCAAGACCCCAAGCTCTTGCTGCTCGACGAACCCGTGGCCGGCATGACCGACTTTGAAACCGAACGCACCGCCGAGCTGTTCTTAAGTCTCAAAGGCAAACACTCGCTGATGGTGGTGGAGCACGACATGAGCTTCATCAACACCATCTCCGACATCGTCACCGTGCTGTGCGATGGTTCGGTGTTGGCGCAAGGCACGCTGGCACAGGTGCAAGCCGACGAGCGTGTGATTGAGGTGTACCTAGGCCGCTAA
- the urtC gene encoding urea ABC transporter permease subunit UrtC, with amino-acid sequence MTHLPEPPALLGTKGWAFFLAAFITVCAVVPVLNLWVPADSAFHLSDYAVALMGKIMCYAICALAMDLIWGYTGILSLGHGLFFALGGYMMGMYLMRQIGTDGNYKSNLPDFMVFLDWKTLPWHWSFSDSFAATLLLVVLVPGLLAFVFGYFAFRSRIKGVYFSIITQAMTFAAMLLFFRNETGFGGNNGFTDFKRILDLPIATPAMRMTLFVLTGWALLMSFLFARWLVQSKFGRVLQAIRDAESRVMFSGYSPLPYKLTIWVISAVMCGIAGALYVPQVGIINPSEMSPANSIEMAVWAAVGGRASLIGPIVGAFLVNGMKSWLTVTAPEFWLYFLGALFIGVTLYMPHGVVGLIQKLSTKKNAQERV; translated from the coding sequence ATGACACATCTACCAGAACCGCCCGCATTGTTGGGCACCAAAGGCTGGGCATTTTTCTTGGCCGCCTTCATCACCGTGTGTGCGGTGGTGCCTGTGCTCAACCTGTGGGTGCCTGCCGACAGCGCGTTCCACCTCAGCGACTACGCCGTGGCTTTGATGGGCAAGATCATGTGCTACGCCATTTGCGCGCTGGCGATGGATTTGATTTGGGGCTACACCGGCATCTTGTCGCTCGGGCACGGACTGTTTTTTGCGCTGGGCGGCTACATGATGGGCATGTACCTCATGCGCCAAATTGGCACCGATGGCAATTACAAAAGCAATCTGCCCGACTTCATGGTCTTCCTTGACTGGAAAACCTTGCCTTGGCATTGGAGCTTCAGCGACAGCTTTGCCGCTACGTTGTTGCTGGTGGTTTTGGTGCCCGGCTTGTTGGCTTTTGTGTTTGGCTACTTCGCGTTTCGCTCGCGCATCAAAGGCGTGTACTTCTCCATCATCACGCAAGCCATGACGTTTGCAGCCATGCTGCTGTTCTTCCGTAACGAAACCGGCTTTGGTGGCAACAACGGCTTCACCGATTTCAAACGCATCTTGGACCTGCCCATTGCCACGCCCGCCATGCGCATGACCTTGTTTGTGCTCACGGGTTGGGCATTGTTGATGAGCTTTCTATTCGCACGTTGGTTGGTGCAAAGCAAGTTTGGCCGCGTGCTGCAAGCCATCCGCGATGCCGAGAGTCGCGTGATGTTTTCTGGCTACTCACCTCTGCCCTACAAGCTCACCATTTGGGTCATCTCAGCCGTGATGTGTGGCATTGCGGGTGCCTTGTATGTGCCGCAAGTGGGCATCATCAACCCGAGCGAGATGAGCCCTGCTAACTCGATTGAGATGGCGGTTTGGGCTGCTGTGGGCGGACGCGCTTCGCTGATTGGCCCCATCGTGGGCGCGTTCTTGGTCAACGGCATGAAGAGCTGGTTGACCGTGACCGCCCCTGAGTTTTGGTTGTACTTCCTTGGCGCTTTATTTATCGGCGTGACGCTGTACATGCCGCATGGCGTGGTGGGCTTGATTCAAAAACTCAGCACCAAGAAAAATGCACAGGAGCGTGTATGA
- the urtB gene encoding urea ABC transporter permease subunit UrtB, whose protein sequence is MHHFSMSSLTHTLQRHIACQRHWVHRIACGLAIVVWSQTSALALTADQARALTLGDTDARVTALQKALTTPDAQTAAFLQAMADDAVKVNGTHVLVVRDGQATDPVTGEASALPDTAEDVINNNRMRGEIDAALSALQLLSPDVALRTQAAKSVLKEPDPTKLAMLEKALASEADEGVKKQMLLARAAILLNSDNADERFASAKTLADSQTPDTQLLLNQRLSQEEDKKVRSQLQTSLLTIQAALSWGDKLGALFTGISLGSILLLVALGLAITYGLMGVINMAHGELMMIGAYATYVVQGLFRQYLPGMFDAYLLVAVPASFLAAALVGAVLERLVLRHLYGRPLETLLATWGISLVLMQGVRSIFGAQNVGVENPSWMSGGVQLLANLSLPYNRLIILGFALFVLVGMTLLISQTRLGLFVRGVTQNRPMASALGVNTARVDTYAFSLGCGIAGLAGCALSQIGNVGPDLGQSYIVDAFMVVVLGGVGQLAGTVYAALGLGLMNKLLEGVAGAVLAKIAVLVFIIVFIQKRPQGIFAMKGRSAEA, encoded by the coding sequence ATGCACCACTTTTCTATGTCATCGCTCACGCACACGCTGCAAAGGCACATCGCATGTCAGCGCCACTGGGTGCACCGCATCGCTTGTGGATTGGCCATTGTTGTATGGAGCCAAACCAGCGCACTGGCACTCACGGCAGACCAAGCCCGCGCCCTCACCTTGGGCGACACCGATGCACGCGTGACGGCGCTGCAAAAAGCCTTGACCACCCCTGACGCCCAAACCGCTGCGTTTTTGCAAGCCATGGCCGATGACGCTGTAAAAGTGAACGGCACACACGTGCTGGTGGTACGCGATGGCCAAGCGACAGACCCTGTGACCGGTGAAGCCAGTGCGCTGCCTGACACCGCAGAAGACGTGATCAACAACAACCGCATGCGCGGTGAGATTGATGCCGCGTTATCTGCCTTGCAATTGCTCAGCCCCGATGTCGCCTTACGCACGCAAGCCGCCAAATCGGTGCTGAAAGAGCCTGATCCCACCAAACTCGCCATGCTCGAAAAAGCCTTGGCAAGCGAGGCTGATGAGGGCGTGAAAAAACAAATGTTGTTAGCTCGCGCTGCAATTTTGCTCAACAGCGACAACGCTGACGAACGCTTTGCCTCGGCGAAAACTCTGGCCGACAGCCAAACCCCCGACACCCAACTCTTGCTCAATCAACGTCTGAGCCAAGAGGAAGACAAAAAAGTCCGCTCGCAATTGCAAACCTCGCTGCTCACCATCCAGGCCGCGCTGAGCTGGGGCGACAAACTCGGCGCATTGTTTACCGGCATCAGCTTGGGTTCCATCTTGTTACTCGTGGCATTGGGCTTGGCCATCACCTACGGCTTGATGGGCGTCATCAACATGGCGCACGGCGAGCTGATGATGATTGGCGCGTATGCCACCTATGTGGTGCAAGGCCTGTTTCGTCAGTACTTGCCAGGCATGTTTGACGCGTATTTGTTGGTGGCTGTGCCTGCTTCATTTTTGGCAGCAGCCCTCGTGGGCGCGGTGCTCGAACGCTTGGTGTTGCGCCACTTGTATGGTCGCCCGCTTGAAACGCTGTTGGCCACTTGGGGCATCAGCTTGGTGTTGATGCAAGGCGTACGCAGCATTTTTGGCGCGCAAAACGTGGGGGTTGAAAACCCCTCGTGGATGAGCGGTGGCGTGCAACTGCTGGCCAACCTCTCGCTGCCCTACAACCGTTTGATCATTCTTGGCTTCGCTCTGTTTGTGTTGGTCGGCATGACGCTGTTGATCAGCCAAACACGCTTGGGTTTGTTTGTGCGCGGCGTCACCCAAAACCGCCCCATGGCTTCAGCGCTCGGTGTGAACACGGCACGCGTTGACACCTACGCCTTTTCACTCGGTTGCGGCATTGCGGGCTTGGCCGGTTGTGCGCTCAGCCAAATTGGCAACGTGGGGCCAGACCTCGGACAGAGCTACATCGTCGATGCATTCATGGTGGTGGTACTCGGTGGCGTGGGGCAACTGGCAGGCACGGTGTACGCCGCGCTGGGCTTGGGCCTGATGAACAAATTGCTCGAAGGCGTGGCCGGCGCAGTGCTGGCCAAGATTGCGGTGCTGGTATTCATCATCGTCTTCATTCAAAAACGTCCCCAAGGCATCTTTGCCATGAAAGGCCGCAGTGCGGAGGCATGA
- the urtA gene encoding urea ABC transporter substrate-binding protein produces MNRRGNLKALAAAAALSVGSLVLAPQALAADTIKVGVLHSLSGTMAISETVLKDTVLMAIDEINAKGGVLGKKLEPVVVDPASNWPLFAEKTKQLIGQDKVSVIFGCWTSVSRKSVLPVVEEMNGLLFYPVQYEGEELSKNVFYTGAAPNQQAIPAVDYLMSKDGGAAKRWVLLGTDYVYPRTTNKILRAYLKSKGVKESDIDEKYTPFGHSDYQTIVADIKKFSAGGKTAVVSTINGDSNVPFYKELGNAGLKAKDVPVVAFSVGEEELRGVDTKPLVGHLAAWNYFMSIKNPANDEFIKKWAAYAKAKNIAGHKDKPLTNDPMEATYIGINMWKQAVEKAKSTETDKVIAAMAGQTFKAPSGIVSKMDEKNHHLHKSVFIGEIKADGQFNVVWKTPGPVKAKPWSPFIEGNASKPDEPVKK; encoded by the coding sequence ATGAATCGTCGAGGAAATTTGAAAGCATTGGCCGCCGCAGCTGCGCTGTCTGTCGGCTCATTGGTCTTAGCGCCACAAGCGTTGGCCGCAGACACCATCAAAGTGGGCGTGCTGCACAGCTTGTCTGGCACCATGGCCATTTCTGAGACTGTGTTGAAAGACACCGTGCTCATGGCCATCGACGAAATCAACGCCAAGGGCGGCGTGCTGGGCAAGAAGCTTGAGCCCGTGGTGGTCGACCCCGCTTCCAACTGGCCCTTGTTCGCTGAGAAAACCAAACAGCTCATCGGCCAAGACAAGGTGTCTGTGATCTTTGGTTGCTGGACTTCGGTGTCTCGTAAATCGGTGTTGCCCGTCGTAGAAGAAATGAACGGCTTGCTCTTTTACCCCGTGCAATACGAAGGTGAAGAGCTCAGCAAAAACGTGTTCTACACCGGCGCTGCACCTAACCAACAAGCCATTCCTGCGGTGGACTATTTGATGAGCAAAGACGGCGGCGCTGCCAAGCGTTGGGTCTTGTTGGGCACCGACTATGTGTACCCACGCACCACCAACAAAATTTTGCGTGCTTACCTCAAGAGCAAAGGCGTGAAAGAGTCGGACATCGACGAGAAGTACACACCGTTTGGTCACAGCGACTACCAAACCATCGTGGCGGACATCAAGAAATTTTCTGCTGGCGGCAAGACAGCCGTGGTCTCCACCATCAACGGCGACTCCAACGTGCCCTTCTACAAAGAACTGGGCAATGCTGGCTTGAAAGCCAAAGACGTCCCCGTTGTTGCGTTCTCTGTCGGTGAAGAAGAGTTGCGCGGCGTGGACACCAAGCCCTTGGTGGGTCACTTGGCCGCATGGAACTACTTCATGTCCATCAAGAACCCTGCCAACGATGAGTTCATCAAGAAGTGGGCGGCTTATGCCAAGGCCAAGAACATCGCCGGTCACAAAGACAAGCCTTTGACCAACGACCCCATGGAAGCCACTTACATCGGCATCAACATGTGGAAGCAAGCGGTTGAGAAAGCCAAGTCCACCGAGACCGACAAAGTCATCGCTGCCATGGCAGGTCAAACCTTCAAAGCACCCAGCGGCATTGTGAGCAAGATGGATGAGAAGAACCACCACTTGCACAAGTCGGTGTTCATTGGCGAGATCAAGGCGGACGGTCAGTTCAACGTGGTTTGGAAAACACCAGGCCCTGTGAAAGCCAAGCCATGGAGCCCCTTCATCGAAGGCAATGCTTCTAAGCCCGATGAGCCTGTGAAGAAGTAA